The proteins below are encoded in one region of Planctopirus limnophila DSM 3776:
- the rpsU gene encoding 30S ribosomal protein S21, which translates to MVKLRLRENESINDAVKRFRKLVEHAGIKKEMRRREFYEKPSETKRRTRRRADRRAKLQRVMSS; encoded by the coding sequence GTGGTAAAGCTGCGGTTGCGCGAAAATGAGTCGATCAATGATGCTGTCAAGCGATTCCGTAAACTGGTTGAGCATGCTGGTATCAAGAAGGAAATGCGCCGCCGCGAATTCTACGAAAAGCCCAGCGAAACCAAGCGTCGCACACGTCGTCGTGCAGATCGCCGTGCCAAGCTGCAGCGAGTGATGAGCTCCTAG